In the Kribbella sp. NBC_00482 genome, one interval contains:
- a CDS encoding ATP-binding protein, whose product MTDQDVEPRRLTPDELRTLFLFESLNEEQLQWLSGVGYVESVHDGIVFNEGDEATCCYVLLTGEIRLCKLSHGELVEINRTNQRGVYSGAFNAFFGANDHKSYTATMQVTGPSEFFVISAETMATMMNTWFPMAVHLIEGFVMGMRRTNETLGERERLLALGSLSAGLTHELNNPAAAAVRAAATLRQRVSGMRSKLAMLADGTLDATKLHQIVALQDDAVERLEKNKDKDIPPMELSDREDTLTDWLDDHDVRASWDIAPVLAAAGLDVPWMENVLEAVGPTYLEGAVRWLMYTIDTESLMNEIDDSVTRISTLVGAAKQYSQIDRAPYQTVDLRELLKSTLVMMSGKLQGYEIVKDFDPELPAIPAYAAELNQVWTNIIDNAVSAMGGSGTLTIRTRRDGAYAVVEIGDTGPGIPDEIRRRIFEPFFTTKPIGEGTGLGLDISWRIVVKKHHGDLRVESEPGRTVFKIVLPLDPERELESDPALLA is encoded by the coding sequence ATGACTGACCAAGACGTGGAGCCGCGGCGGCTGACTCCCGACGAGCTGCGCACGCTGTTCCTCTTCGAGAGCCTCAACGAGGAGCAGCTGCAATGGCTCTCCGGGGTGGGGTACGTCGAGTCCGTGCACGACGGGATCGTCTTCAACGAGGGCGACGAGGCGACCTGCTGCTACGTCCTGCTCACGGGTGAGATCCGGCTCTGCAAGCTGTCGCACGGCGAGCTCGTGGAGATCAACCGGACCAACCAGCGCGGCGTGTACTCCGGTGCGTTCAACGCGTTCTTCGGCGCCAACGATCACAAGTCCTACACCGCGACGATGCAGGTGACCGGGCCGTCGGAGTTCTTCGTGATCAGCGCCGAGACGATGGCGACGATGATGAACACCTGGTTCCCGATGGCGGTGCACCTGATCGAAGGCTTCGTGATGGGCATGCGGCGGACCAACGAGACGCTCGGCGAGCGCGAGCGGTTGCTTGCCCTCGGCTCCTTGTCCGCGGGTCTGACCCACGAGTTGAACAACCCGGCCGCCGCCGCGGTCCGGGCGGCGGCGACCCTGCGGCAGCGGGTATCCGGGATGCGGTCGAAGCTGGCGATGCTCGCCGACGGCACCCTCGACGCGACCAAGCTGCACCAGATCGTCGCGCTGCAGGACGACGCGGTCGAGCGGCTGGAGAAGAACAAGGACAAGGACATCCCGCCGATGGAGTTGTCCGACCGCGAGGACACGCTGACGGACTGGCTCGACGACCACGACGTCCGGGCGAGCTGGGATATCGCGCCGGTGCTCGCCGCCGCGGGCCTGGACGTGCCGTGGATGGAGAACGTGCTGGAGGCGGTCGGCCCGACGTACCTCGAGGGCGCGGTGCGCTGGTTGATGTACACCATCGACACCGAGTCGCTGATGAACGAGATCGACGACTCCGTGACCCGGATCTCGACCCTCGTCGGCGCCGCCAAGCAGTACTCGCAGATCGACCGGGCGCCGTACCAGACCGTCGACCTGCGGGAGCTGCTGAAGTCGACGCTGGTGATGATGTCGGGGAAGCTGCAGGGGTACGAGATCGTGAAGGACTTCGATCCCGAGCTGCCCGCGATCCCGGCGTACGCCGCGGAGCTGAACCAGGTGTGGACGAACATCATCGACAACGCGGTGAGCGCGATGGGCGGATCCGGGACGCTGACGATCCGCACCCGCCGGGACGGCGCCTACGCGGTCGTCGAGATCGGTGACACCGGACCGGGCATCCCCGACGAGATCCGGCGCCGCATCTTCGAGCCGTTCTTCACCACCAAGCCGATCGGCGAAGGCACCGGCCTCGGCCTCGACATCTCCTGGCGCATCGTGGTGAAGAAGCACCACGGCGACCTGCGCGTCGAGTCCGAGCCGGGCCGCACCGTCTTCAAGATCGTCCTGCCCCTGGACCCGGAACGCGAACTCGAATCGGACCCGGCTCTGCTTGCTTAA